One genomic window of Tatumella citrea includes the following:
- the tyrA gene encoding bifunctional chorismate mutase/prephenate dehydrogenase, translating to MVAELTALRDKIDETDKALLELLAKRLELVAEVGEVKSRYGLPIYVPEREASMLASRRKEAEQLGVPPELIEDVLRRVMRESYSSENDKGFKTLNPDLGPVVIVGGNGQMGRLFTKMLTLSGYQVKSLDKDDWHQAEQLLADAGMVIISVPIHLTEQVISQLPPLPEKCILLDLSSIKNQPLQAMLAAHPGPVLGLHPMFGPDSGSLAKQVVVWCDGRQPEAYQWLLEQIQVWGARLHRTSAVEHDQNMAFIQALRHFATFAYGLHLAEENVDLGQLLALSSPIYRLELAMVGRLFAQDPQLYADIIMSSEANLALIRRYYTRFGEAISLLETGNKSAFIESFRRIEHWFGDYAGSFMAESRGLLRSANDNRQ from the coding sequence ATGGTGGCTGAACTAACCGCGCTACGCGATAAAATTGATGAAACAGATAAAGCTTTGCTGGAATTGCTGGCAAAGCGTCTTGAACTGGTAGCAGAAGTTGGTGAAGTCAAAAGCCGCTATGGATTGCCTATTTATGTTCCGGAGCGTGAAGCCAGCATGCTGGCTTCGCGTCGTAAAGAAGCTGAACAACTGGGTGTACCACCTGAGTTGATTGAGGATGTTTTGCGGCGTGTAATGCGTGAATCTTACTCAAGCGAGAATGATAAAGGATTTAAAACACTGAATCCTGATCTTGGCCCGGTAGTGATCGTGGGTGGCAATGGCCAGATGGGGCGGTTATTTACCAAAATGCTTACCTTGTCCGGTTATCAGGTAAAGTCGCTGGACAAAGATGACTGGCACCAGGCAGAACAACTGCTGGCGGATGCCGGGATGGTGATCATCAGTGTGCCAATTCATCTGACAGAGCAGGTAATCAGCCAGCTGCCTCCGTTACCGGAAAAATGTATTTTACTGGATTTATCATCCATTAAAAATCAGCCTTTACAGGCGATGCTGGCTGCTCACCCTGGACCGGTACTTGGGTTACATCCAATGTTCGGCCCTGACAGTGGAAGCCTGGCAAAACAGGTGGTGGTGTGGTGTGACGGCCGCCAGCCGGAAGCTTACCAGTGGCTGCTGGAACAGATTCAGGTCTGGGGTGCGCGTTTACATCGTACCAGTGCAGTAGAGCATGACCAGAATATGGCGTTTATTCAGGCTCTGCGGCACTTTGCGACTTTTGCTTATGGTCTTCATCTGGCTGAGGAAAATGTTGACCTGGGACAGTTGCTGGCTCTGTCTTCTCCTATCTATCGGCTGGAGTTGGCGATGGTAGGCCGCCTGTTTGCGCAGGACCCGCAATTGTATGCAGATATTATTATGTCTTCGGAAGCCAATCTGGCATTAATCCGGCGTTATTACACCCGGTTTGGCGAGGCCATTAGCTTGCTGGAAACGGGTAATAAATCAGCGTTTATTGAAAGCTTCCGTCGTATTGAGCACTGGTTTGGTGATTATGCCGGCTCATTTATGGCAGAAAGCCGTGGCTTACTCCGCTCGGCCAACGATAATCGTCAGTAA
- a CDS encoding 3-deoxy-7-phosphoheptulonate synthase, with amino-acid sequence MQKDALNNVHISDEQVMITPEQLKAQFPLTEQQEMQISASRQIISRIISGEDRRLLVVCGPCSIHDPEAALEYARRYKQLADKYSDSLYLVMRVYFEKPRTTVGWKGLINDPHMDGSFDVEQGLHIARDLLVKLVAMGLPLATEALDPNSPQYLGDLFSWAAIGARTTESQTHREMASGLSLPVGFKNGTDGSLSTAINALRAAAMPHRFVGINQAGQVCLLQTRGNSDGHVILRGGKAPNYSPADVAACEKEMQNAGLRASLMIDCSHGNSSKDFRRQAAVAESAMAQIKDGSRSIIGLMLESNLHEGNQSSEQPRSEMRYGVSVTDACISWETTEDLLRDIHQDMCSTLQASQEVL; translated from the coding sequence ATGCAAAAAGACGCGCTGAATAACGTACATATTTCCGATGAGCAGGTCATGATTACCCCCGAACAGCTAAAAGCTCAGTTTCCACTAACCGAACAGCAGGAGATGCAAATTTCTGCCTCCCGACAGATAATTTCGCGGATTATTTCCGGCGAAGATCGTCGTTTACTGGTGGTCTGTGGGCCTTGTTCCATTCATGACCCTGAAGCTGCACTGGAATACGCGCGTCGCTATAAGCAGCTGGCAGATAAATACAGTGACAGCCTCTACCTGGTGATGCGGGTCTATTTTGAAAAACCTCGTACAACGGTAGGCTGGAAAGGACTGATTAACGACCCTCATATGGACGGTTCATTTGATGTTGAACAGGGACTGCATATTGCCCGTGATTTGTTGGTGAAATTAGTGGCGATGGGGCTTCCTTTGGCAACCGAAGCGCTGGACCCTAATTCACCGCAATACCTGGGCGATTTATTCAGCTGGGCAGCTATTGGTGCAAGAACTACCGAATCTCAGACTCATCGCGAAATGGCGTCCGGGCTTTCTCTGCCGGTAGGATTTAAAAATGGTACCGACGGTAGCCTGAGCACGGCAATTAACGCGTTACGTGCCGCAGCAATGCCTCACCGTTTTGTAGGTATCAACCAGGCGGGGCAGGTATGCTTATTACAGACCCGCGGAAATTCGGACGGGCATGTTATTCTGCGTGGCGGTAAAGCACCAAATTACAGCCCTGCGGATGTCGCGGCCTGTGAAAAAGAAATGCAGAATGCAGGATTACGGGCTTCTTTAATGATAGATTGCAGTCATGGTAACTCCAGTAAAGATTTCCGCCGGCAGGCGGCGGTTGCTGAATCAGCAATGGCACAGATTAAAGATGGCAGCCGTTCGATTATTGGGCTGATGCTGGAAAGTAATCTGCATGAAGGTAATCAGTCTTCTGAACAACCTCGTTCAGAAATGCGCTACGGGGTATCGGTGACCGATGCCTGTATTAGTTGGGAAACGACAGAAGACCTGCTGCGTGATATTCACCAGGATATGTGTAGTACGTTGCAGGCGTCACAAGAGGTGTTATGA
- a CDS encoding ABC transporter substrate-binding protein: MQKKMKALWMVLGMCTALQAFGADTLRYGLESQYPPFESRDSQGQLVGFDIELGKAVCQTAHLQCQWVESSFDALIPALQAKKFDAINSAMNITEARAKSIDFTVPIYRIPSMLIAKKGQALSPTAESLKGKSIGVLQGSIQETYAKKHWESQGVNVVSYQDQNQVYTDMVAGRLDGTLVMSAAGLDGFLDKPQGKDFTFVGKPVEDDVILGTGIGFGLRKGDTALKQKLDTAITTIQSNGTLTKLAAHYFPGIDVSVNK; the protein is encoded by the coding sequence ATGCAAAAGAAAATGAAAGCATTATGGATGGTATTAGGTATGTGTACCGCTTTACAGGCATTTGGTGCAGATACATTACGTTACGGGCTGGAATCACAATACCCGCCATTTGAAAGCCGGGATTCCCAGGGCCAACTGGTCGGGTTTGATATTGAGTTGGGTAAAGCCGTTTGTCAGACAGCTCATCTGCAATGCCAGTGGGTTGAAAGCAGCTTTGATGCATTGATTCCGGCGCTTCAGGCGAAGAAATTTGATGCAATTAACTCGGCAATGAATATTACCGAAGCACGGGCCAAAAGCATCGACTTTACGGTACCTATTTATCGTATTCCCAGTATGCTGATTGCTAAAAAAGGGCAGGCACTTAGCCCGACCGCTGAGAGTCTGAAAGGTAAATCCATTGGTGTATTACAGGGATCTATCCAGGAAACCTATGCTAAAAAGCATTGGGAATCTCAGGGGGTTAATGTTGTCTCTTATCAGGACCAGAATCAGGTTTACACCGATATGGTAGCAGGCCGTCTTGACGGAACACTGGTGATGTCAGCCGCAGGGTTAGATGGATTCCTGGATAAACCTCAAGGCAAAGATTTCACCTTCGTTGGTAAACCAGTGGAAGACGATGTGATTTTAGGCACCGGAATTGGTTTCGGGTTACGTAAAGGTGATACGGCGCTGAAACAGAAACTGGATACTGCAATTACCACGATTCAGAGCAACGGGACGCTGACAAAACTGGCAGCTCATTATTTCCCGGGAATTGATGTTAGCGTGAACAAATAA
- a CDS encoding methionine aminotransferase, which yields MTVHTAVTLRSRLPDVGTTIFSVIGDLSAKHKAINLSQGAPNFPCDPTLISAVSRAMTEGHNQYAPMAGLPVLREGIAAKVQQLYGREYDPADEILVTGSASQGLFMAISALVHQGDEVIFFEPAFDSYAPIVRLQGATPVGLKLTVPGFTIDWQAVASAITPKTRMIILNSPHNPGAQTLTVEDLQQLNRLTRNTDIVILSDEVYEHIIFDGQKHLSMATDAQLAERSVIVSSFGKTFHVTGWRVGYCLAPAAIMGEIIKIHQFMMYSADTPMQWAFAEYLRHPEHYLSLAAFYQKKRDLLASLLADSPFRLLPSAGSFFMLAGYGHLSQQADSEIVTQLITECGVATIPLSAFYTDGTDNKFIRLSFAKDEETLKAGAEALCRFSFPA from the coding sequence ATGACTGTTCATACCGCCGTTACTTTACGTTCAAGGCTTCCAGATGTAGGGACCACCATTTTTAGTGTAATTGGTGATCTTTCCGCAAAGCATAAAGCGATTAATCTCTCCCAGGGCGCGCCTAATTTTCCCTGCGATCCTACGCTGATTTCAGCAGTGAGCCGGGCGATGACTGAAGGCCATAATCAGTATGCGCCAATGGCTGGCTTGCCGGTGCTTCGTGAAGGTATTGCCGCAAAAGTACAGCAGTTGTATGGACGTGAGTATGATCCGGCTGACGAAATCCTGGTCACCGGCAGTGCCAGTCAGGGGCTGTTTATGGCGATTTCAGCGCTGGTACATCAGGGAGATGAAGTGATCTTCTTTGAACCCGCTTTTGACAGTTATGCACCTATTGTCCGCTTACAGGGGGCGACCCCTGTGGGGCTGAAACTTACCGTTCCCGGTTTTACCATCGACTGGCAAGCGGTGGCTTCGGCGATTACCCCGAAAACCCGGATGATTATTCTTAACAGCCCACACAATCCGGGGGCGCAAACCCTGACGGTTGAGGATTTACAGCAACTAAACCGGCTGACCAGAAATACCGATATTGTGATCCTGTCTGATGAAGTGTACGAACATATTATTTTTGACGGGCAAAAGCATCTCAGTATGGCCACTGATGCACAACTGGCAGAACGCAGTGTCATCGTATCTTCTTTTGGTAAGACCTTCCATGTGACGGGCTGGCGAGTGGGTTATTGCCTGGCTCCCGCAGCGATTATGGGAGAGATCATTAAAATCCACCAGTTTATGATGTATTCTGCCGATACCCCCATGCAATGGGCGTTTGCGGAGTATTTACGTCATCCGGAACACTATCTTAGTCTTGCTGCTTTTTATCAGAAAAAAAGAGATTTACTGGCGAGCCTGTTGGCTGATTCACCGTTCCGGTTATTGCCCAGCGCTGGTTCATTCTTTATGTTGGCCGGATACGGGCATCTGAGTCAGCAGGCTGACAGCGAGATTGTCACCCAGCTCATCACCGAATGCGGAGTTGCTACCATCCCGTTATCAGCATTTTATACCGATGGTACAGATAATAAATTTATCCGCTTGTCTTTTGCGAAAGATGAAGAAACACTGAAAGCTGGTGCTGAAGCGCTTTGCCGTTTTTCGTTTCCGGCCTGA
- a CDS encoding LysR substrate-binding domain-containing protein yields MSKRSLPLNGLQTFLVTARHLNLTHAATELCITQGAVSRQIQTLEAWFGFPLFNRHARGLTLTPRAEQLLPELTQLLEKLHRLTEQVRLSPEQIRLKAPSCAMRWLVPRLVSFEQHYPQFHVALTTTLDHRRQLEDFDAAVIYGAVDSPGEKLFDEEITPVLAGHLTAPENYQQLQNYTFLHPTRDMSDWQLWLNKQAAPPEMIRNQHFETMDLAINAAAQGFGITVADIHLAAPEIAQGRLIAPFHQTAKTGASYRLLHRTTTVKDEALKTLIHWLHQPVKPTANGK; encoded by the coding sequence GTGTCAAAACGCTCCCTGCCGTTGAACGGGCTCCAGACTTTTCTGGTCACTGCCCGACACCTGAATCTGACCCATGCAGCCACCGAACTATGTATTACTCAGGGAGCCGTCAGCAGACAGATTCAGACTCTGGAAGCCTGGTTCGGATTTCCGTTATTTAACCGTCATGCTCGCGGCCTGACTCTGACCCCTCGTGCTGAGCAGTTGCTACCCGAACTGACTCAATTACTGGAGAAACTGCACCGGTTGACAGAACAGGTCAGGCTCTCACCAGAACAGATACGTCTGAAAGCTCCCAGTTGCGCCATGCGCTGGCTGGTTCCACGACTGGTCTCTTTCGAACAGCATTATCCGCAATTTCATGTCGCTCTGACGACCACGCTGGATCACCGACGGCAGTTGGAGGATTTTGATGCTGCTGTTATTTATGGTGCCGTTGATTCGCCCGGGGAAAAACTTTTCGACGAAGAAATCACCCCGGTACTGGCAGGACATCTGACAGCTCCTGAAAACTATCAGCAACTGCAAAATTATACGTTTTTGCATCCTACCCGCGATATGTCAGACTGGCAGTTATGGCTGAATAAGCAGGCCGCACCACCAGAGATGATTCGTAACCAGCATTTTGAGACTATGGATTTAGCCATCAATGCCGCCGCGCAAGGTTTCGGAATTACTGTAGCCGATATTCATCTTGCCGCACCTGAAATTGCCCAGGGAAGGCTGATAGCACCGTTTCATCAGACTGCCAAAACCGGGGCCAGTTACCGGCTGTTGCACCGGACGACAACAGTTAAAGATGAAGCTTTAAAAACATTGATCCACTGGCTTCATCAGCCAGTTAAACCGACTGCCAACGGGAAATAA
- a CDS encoding isochorismatase family protein yields MMSNVLMVIDMQQGVLATERYLVDEKIKVMNQLISAADQVIFIQHCEGEMQPGHPSWEIVSGLYQPENAGYVSKTACDSFYRTSLAEELEKSQIRAFTVCGCATDYCVDTTIKVGASMGYAITVAADAHTTAERNSVTAAQLISQHNEVWAELSLPDNQIQVLPAQQIISRWQSV; encoded by the coding sequence ATGATGTCTAACGTATTAATGGTTATCGATATGCAACAAGGGGTGCTGGCCACAGAGCGCTACCTTGTCGATGAAAAAATCAAAGTAATGAATCAGTTAATCAGCGCGGCAGATCAGGTGATTTTTATCCAACATTGCGAAGGTGAAATGCAGCCCGGACATCCGTCATGGGAGATTGTTTCCGGGCTTTACCAGCCTGAAAATGCCGGATATGTCAGTAAAACAGCCTGCGACAGCTTTTACCGGACATCGCTGGCAGAAGAACTGGAAAAGTCACAGATCAGGGCGTTTACCGTTTGTGGATGCGCGACAGATTATTGCGTAGATACCACCATTAAAGTGGGTGCCAGTATGGGATACGCAATTACGGTAGCCGCAGATGCGCACACCACCGCAGAAAGAAATTCAGTCACTGCAGCACAGTTAATCAGCCAGCATAATGAAGTTTGGGCGGAACTCTCTCTGCCTGATAACCAGATTCAGGTTTTGCCGGCTCAGCAGATTATTTCCCGTTGGCAGTCGGTTTAA
- a CDS encoding basic amino acid ABC transporter substrate-binding protein, with the protein MIKQLFAAACLMAVSYGSFAAGETYVVGSGGTYRPFEYENSQQQLEGFDIDLIKAIAKSEDFNIKLVNTPWEGIFATLGSGDRDIIISGITITDKRKMMVDFSAPYFPAQQVIVVPQNSKVTSLASLKSENVGVVNSSAGDIAVSDTLGRNSTAIKRFDNTPLMLEELSQGGVSAAVGDVGVIKYYINQHPDKDFKLVDDSKFEHQYFGIAVAKGNTALKNKLDDGLKKIVADGTYAKIYKTWFDNNVPTLPAE; encoded by the coding sequence ATGATTAAACAACTTTTTGCCGCTGCCTGCCTGATGGCTGTCAGTTATGGCAGTTTTGCCGCCGGAGAAACTTACGTAGTCGGTTCAGGAGGAACTTATCGCCCTTTTGAATACGAAAACAGTCAGCAACAGCTTGAAGGCTTTGATATCGATCTTATTAAAGCCATTGCAAAATCTGAAGATTTTAATATTAAATTAGTCAATACCCCCTGGGAAGGCATTTTTGCCACGCTGGGTAGCGGCGATCGCGACATCATTATTTCAGGTATTACCATTACTGATAAACGTAAAATGATGGTCGATTTTTCAGCGCCGTACTTCCCTGCTCAACAGGTTATTGTGGTACCACAAAATTCAAAAGTGACTTCGCTGGCCTCACTGAAAAGTGAAAATGTCGGAGTGGTTAACTCCAGCGCAGGGGATATTGCGGTATCCGACACCCTGGGACGCAATAGCACTGCTATTAAACGCTTCGATAATACTCCGCTGATGCTGGAGGAGTTATCTCAGGGCGGAGTCAGTGCCGCAGTCGGGGATGTAGGTGTTATTAAATACTATATTAATCAACACCCTGACAAGGACTTCAAACTGGTTGATGACAGCAAATTCGAGCATCAGTATTTCGGAATTGCAGTAGCTAAAGGCAATACGGCACTGAAAAACAAACTGGATGATGGCCTGAAGAAAATTGTTGCCGACGGTACTTACGCAAAAATTTATAAAACCTGGTTCGATAATAACGTTCCAACCCTTCCTGCCGAATAA
- a CDS encoding amino acid ABC transporter permease, translating into MSGFNWEIIRDYEPLFIEGALMTLKCTVICIITGTLWGLILGLGRLARAEHGPWKYILAILVQFPVRFYVSAIRGTPLFVQIMVVHFALIPLFINPNNGILVSSGIMGGDFARELRSDYGAFLSCIVAITLNAGAYVSEIFRAGIQSIDRGQMEASRALGMPWWKSMRKVILPQAFRRILPPLGNNAIAIVKDSSLASAIGLADLAYAARTVSGAYATYWEPYLTISVIYWVITFLLARLVDLTEKRLAKSDSR; encoded by the coding sequence ATGAGTGGATTTAACTGGGAAATCATCCGGGACTATGAACCCTTGTTCATTGAAGGCGCCCTGATGACACTGAAATGTACGGTTATCTGTATTATCACCGGCACATTATGGGGACTTATTCTGGGACTCGGCCGCCTTGCCCGTGCTGAGCATGGTCCCTGGAAATACATTCTGGCAATACTGGTACAATTTCCGGTGCGTTTTTATGTCAGCGCCATTCGTGGAACCCCACTGTTTGTTCAGATAATGGTGGTTCACTTTGCGTTGATCCCGCTATTTATCAATCCTAACAACGGAATACTGGTTTCATCAGGGATTATGGGAGGGGATTTTGCCAGAGAATTACGTTCGGACTATGGTGCATTTCTCTCCTGTATAGTTGCTATTACCCTGAATGCCGGGGCCTATGTTTCTGAAATTTTCAGGGCTGGTATTCAGTCCATTGATCGTGGGCAGATGGAAGCATCCAGAGCGCTGGGGATGCCATGGTGGAAAAGTATGCGTAAGGTCATTCTGCCGCAGGCCTTTCGTCGGATACTTCCACCACTCGGTAATAATGCGATTGCCATCGTAAAGGATTCTTCACTGGCTTCGGCCATCGGGTTGGCCGACCTCGCTTATGCAGCCCGTACAGTTTCCGGTGCTTACGCAACTTACTGGGAGCCCTACCTGACAATATCAGTTATTTACTGGGTAATTACGTTCCTGCTTGCCCGGCTTGTTGACCTGACAGAAAAAAGGCTGGCTAAAAGTGATTCACGTTAA
- a CDS encoding amino acid ABC transporter ATP-binding protein has product MIHVNNLHKYYGESHVLRGISCDIQPSEVVCIIGPSGSGKSTFLRCLNALETATEGEIFLNGQPVHDKKSDLNKIRESAGMVFQRFNLFPHMTVLENIIMAPVSLKGLSRAAATQQAEILLKKVGLEDKSKAWPASLSGGQQQRVAIARALAMSPQIMLFDEPTSALDPELVGEVLEVMKTLAREGMTMVIVTHEMTFAREVADRVIFIDQGIIQEQGRPEDIFTHPQNPRTQSFLSKVL; this is encoded by the coding sequence GTGATTCACGTTAATAATTTGCACAAATACTATGGCGAATCTCACGTATTACGTGGGATTAGCTGTGATATTCAGCCCTCTGAAGTGGTATGCATCATTGGCCCCTCCGGGTCAGGCAAAAGTACCTTTTTACGTTGCCTGAATGCACTGGAAACGGCCACTGAAGGAGAGATTTTCCTTAACGGTCAGCCAGTACATGACAAAAAAAGTGACCTGAACAAGATCCGCGAGTCTGCCGGAATGGTATTTCAGCGATTTAACCTGTTTCCGCATATGACGGTTCTGGAAAATATCATCATGGCTCCTGTAAGCCTGAAAGGATTATCCCGGGCCGCCGCGACTCAACAGGCTGAAATATTACTGAAAAAAGTCGGACTGGAAGATAAAAGCAAAGCCTGGCCAGCCAGCTTATCGGGGGGACAACAACAGCGGGTCGCCATAGCCCGTGCACTGGCTATGTCACCGCAGATCATGTTGTTTGATGAGCCAACCTCGGCACTGGACCCTGAGCTAGTCGGCGAAGTGCTGGAAGTAATGAAAACTCTGGCTCGCGAAGGCATGACCATGGTGATTGTGACGCATGAGATGACCTTTGCGCGTGAAGTGGCTGACCGGGTCATTTTCATCGATCAGGGGATAATACAGGAACAAGGGCGACCTGAAGATATCTTCACTCATCCGCAGAACCCGCGTACACAAAGCTTTCTGAGTAAAGTTCTTTGA
- a CDS encoding RcnB family protein, which produces MKKSRMALLTPAVMLVSVISSAPASADDHGQWDHHGGGNHQDGGRGPQGGPHGGPNGGFHGGPQGGPHGGPHWQGGGPGRGNSFAWRGHRFEPGQRFPRDFRGPHYWVNDWNNRGLPPPPYGHRWSYVDGNYVLVAIASGVITSIILNSALHP; this is translated from the coding sequence ATGAAAAAATCACGGATGGCTCTGCTGACACCAGCTGTGATGTTAGTCAGCGTAATCTCTTCTGCGCCAGCGAGTGCGGATGACCATGGACAGTGGGATCATCATGGGGGCGGTAATCACCAGGACGGCGGACGCGGCCCGCAAGGTGGACCTCACGGCGGCCCAAATGGAGGTTTTCATGGTGGGCCGCAGGGCGGACCTCATGGCGGACCCCACTGGCAGGGCGGTGGACCAGGTCGTGGCAATTCCTTTGCATGGCGGGGACATCGTTTTGAACCCGGACAACGTTTCCCGCGTGATTTCCGTGGACCGCATTATTGGGTGAATGACTGGAATAACCGCGGTTTACCACCACCACCTTATGGTCACCGCTGGTCATATGTTGATGGTAATTATGTGCTGGTGGCGATTGCCAGTGGCGTGATTACTTCAATCATTCTGAACAGCGCATTACATCCCTGA
- a CDS encoding RcnB family protein, whose translation MKRTIIALLTTLLITNGVGISSAMAAPGDDQGRPVPHQQNDHQGQGTQHQGQGQQHQGGQNRPQQAGDREHGQPHRQQASRFAFHGNDFRRGHAAPESYRGAQYRVNDWRARGLSQPPQGHYWANINGNYVLMAAATGIITSIILNGALSR comes from the coding sequence ATGAAACGTACCATAATTGCTTTATTAACTACCTTACTCATTACCAACGGTGTCGGTATTTCTTCAGCAATGGCTGCTCCTGGCGATGATCAGGGACGTCCGGTGCCACATCAGCAGAATGATCACCAGGGCCAGGGTACACAACATCAGGGTCAGGGGCAACAGCATCAGGGCGGTCAAAACCGTCCACAACAGGCGGGTGATCGTGAGCATGGTCAGCCACATCGCCAACAGGCTTCGCGCTTTGCCTTCCATGGCAATGATTTCCGCAGAGGCCATGCAGCACCTGAAAGCTATCGCGGTGCTCAGTACCGTGTGAATGACTGGCGTGCCCGTGGCTTATCTCAGCCACCACAGGGTCATTACTGGGCGAATATCAACGGCAATTACGTGTTAATGGCCGCAGCTACCGGGATTATCACCTCTATTATTCTTAACGGTGCGCTGTCCCGCTAA